The Aspergillus fumigatus Af293 chromosome 3, whole genome shotgun sequence region CCAGCTCCTGGGAAAGTTTCAGGATGTCGCGAGGAGCATGGAAGTTGGGGTAAAAGAATGTCTCACCGCCGGTGACCTCGGGGACATGCCCTGATAGGTTTGTTAGTGGAACACCTCATTTCCAGACAAAAGAGACTCACCGATCGTAGCAACGTCCATATAAGTCCCATTAGGCGCCGCGATGAACATGTCTACACCAATACCAGCTCCCGCCAGTTTACTGGCCGTCGATCTCCATGCTGCATTTTCCGTGGTAAACAACTTCCGCTCTGCATCCGTTCCATGGACCTTGGGATCTTCCCGTCGCACCAATGCCCCGGGGCCCCAAGTGGGCAAGGTGGCCACGGCACAGATGATTTTCCCTCCTGTGGCTTGTAGAGCGGAGAGAGCCGCATTCAATGTTGGAAGCAGTGCAGGCTCAGGCTTCTTATTGTGGGCGAAAATCTTCGGAATCTGATGCAACAGACCAGTAATTACGTCCCTAGGAAAAAATCGGTCAGTCACCTTGAACGATTTCCGCAGATTTTCAGGGGTCGCACTTTGATTCATAAGGATCCACGAAGAGCCCCTCATTCAACGGCACAAACGGGTCCTCAAGGTCggtcatcaccatcatctgtGCTCCGTCAAGTTGTGCCTACATTGGTCAGCACCTGCCGCAATCAACAGTGACCATAGAACATACACTCAGATTGTAGAATTGTACTTCTCTGTCGAATGTGACGATACCAATCTTTGAACCTTCAGGAATCCGTCGCGATGATGCTTCGTCCTCCGAATTTTCGGACCTTTCCGTGCCGTACAGAGCCTCCACGATACCCTTGCAAATACCCTTAAGGAATCCTCGGCTGATTGATTCGTGACTGACATCGATTAGGAACAATTGCCGTAGACCAACAGGTTCCTTGTTCCAGTAATCCTTAGGAACCAAGAACTCGACTGTACCCATCATCAGTTCCGGACGTTGCATGCGGTCCACACGCGCTCCGGACGGATCGAGCGGGGCAAAGTACTCTGGAGGGACGTCGTTGGGGAACGTGCACATATTGCAGACGAACTTGTTCCCTCCGGACCTGAACGTCATGAACGGATTGATGTATGCCCTGCATCTTCGGCATCGCGGAGGCCCAGCGTCTCCAAAATCCAAAACGGGAATCGGCTGCTCACCCGGATCCAGTCGGGCCAGCGGCTGCAGGATCATCCCGAGAGGCAAGCCGGTAGAGGACAGAAAGTCAGCTGTAGATGGAATATTATTTAGCGTAAGTCGAGCATACTTCGGCGACGAATTGCCTTGGTCGTGGGCCACAAAGGGAATGGCAGCcgggggaggaagatgccgtTCCATAGTCGGATAGACGTGGTTGAAATAGTACTGTGCAGGCAGGTCGCGCGACCGAGGGATGCTTGGAATCTGTTCCGGGTCAATCTTGCCCTGAGTTGCAACTGAGCCAGCTCCAGAACTCGCTCCAGCTCCAAACCCTACGCCGGCGGGCTGAGCAACACCAGCACCTGGCGAAATAGGACGCGAAGAGTCGGTAAGTCCCGTATTCAGGAACTGCGATGTTGGCTGTACACCTCCCTGAGCCATTCCAGCAAACGGCTGTTGTGCCGGAGCAGTGGCAGAAGCTCCGCCAATATCATGGTGTGCATGTCGATGCTTCTTCTTGTGTGTCCGAgcccctccttctcctgagATTCCCAATCCACCCATTTGATGTGTCAGCCCTCCCAAACCTGGTTCTGTGGGAGCTACCATCCCGGCCTGCGGGCCTGCATTGTAGCCGAACGGAGGAGGGGAGGCCAGTTGCGGGGGTTGCTGCGGTTGTTGCTGTAAAGGAGATGGCGAGCCGTAAGGGGGCCATTGATTCGGAGCTGCTGCCCCGTAGGGAGCTCCTGGTTGAGGAGGAACCGCTCCAGGGCCATAGCCGGCAGGAGGATGAGACGGAGGGGTAACTTGGTGGGCCATCCGATTGGGATCGGAGGGGTCTTCAGGAGGCGCAGGTCCCTGGGCGACAGAGTAATACGTTGATGGATCTGCCATGCTGCTTCATAACGCGGATACCGTGGGActgagaggagagaagggaCAATGACTGATCAATGCATCAATCCGTCGAGCACCAGCAGTAAATTCAGACGCGCAGAAAGCGTCTTCTATGAAGTTGGGATCACCGAGGATCTTGTtcgacatcatcaagcaACTGACCACCTAACAATTAACCGGATTTACGTCGCTCCGAGACATCTCCCGAAATAGGCGGTTTGTATACATTTGGATATAGTGCAGCCAATACATAAAAAGTACGACTGATAATGTCGTCATTTATCCTAAAGGTCATCTATCTGAAAATCAATGGCCTCAAtacatgatgatgatgagttACTCCTGGCCCGTATAGGGTATAAGCAGGTACTCACCGTCTTGGGAAATTCCTCTCCTTTAATTGTGCTAAGTACCAATGTTTCTAGGAACTGAAACGGGAATTCTCAAAATGGTCTACAGTCAGCTAtgccatctccatcttgGGGATTTTGGGCTCGGTTCCAGCAACCTTTGGAGCTCCTCTGGCTGCAGGAGGACCAGCTACTGCGGTCTGGTGTTGGTTTCTGGGCTCATGCATGGCCATGTGCATAGGCAGTTCGGTAGCGGAGCTGGTCTCTGCGTATCCTACCGCAGGAGGAATGTACTTCGTTACAAAGCACGTTGTTCCCAATGACCAGGTGCCCATCTTTTCCTGGGTGCAGGGCTGGTGCAATCTCTTGGGGCAGACTGCGGGCGTTTCCAGCGTGGCTTACACAGTCAGCCAGATGCTGCTTGCGTGCGCCAGTATGAACTCTGAGTACTCCTACTCACCGTACAAATCACTGCTCCTAGTGTCTAGGCGCTTTAAGGCTAATGCGGAGGTAGGACTGCAATGCAAACCGTCGCTCTTTCCATTGTGATTCTGTGCGTGCTGGGTGTAATATGCTCTCTGACTACCAAGACTCTTCATCGGATCGTCTTCTGGTTTGCTCCGATCAATAGTATGTGACTCCTATTTTGCTGTCCTGGTCAGTTGACGTCCTAACTGGGCAGTCTCCGCGACGGTCTGTATCTGCTTGATGCTCTTATACCTCACGCCAGACAAGCAGTCCGCTCGTTGGGTCTTTACTCACTTTACGGATGGCTCTGGATGGGGCTCGAagctcttttcctttctgctTGGTTTCATATCAGTAGCGTGGACAATGACCGATTACGACGGAACCACCCAGTATGTCCTCGATCTGGTTTTCTAAGCTTATCTCAAGCTCACAAGAACTTAGCATGTCGGAGGAAACTCACGACGCAGCCTCGCTCGGGCCGCTAGCAATCCAATCTGCAGTCCTGGTATCAGGCATAATGGGATGGGTCCTGACTATCTCAATGTGTTTCTGCTTGACCGACCTTGATAGCATCCTTCGGACCCCAACAGGCCTTCCAGCGGCTCAAATCTTCCTAAACGCCGGAGGAAAGACAGGTGGCACAATCATGTGGGGATTTGCCATCCTAGTCCAGTTCTTCACTGGCTGCTCGGCCATGCTAGCAGATACACGGATGGCATACGCCTTTGCCCGTGACGAAGCCCTCCCGTTCTCCTCGTAATTCACCCgactctttctcctttcgtCGCAGAAAAGCATAACATGATAACACTAACAAGGACAATCGTCAGCTTCCTATCCGAAGTCAACAAATATACCCACACCCCCGTCAACGCCGTCTGGTTCGTCGTTCTCTTCAGCATCGGCCTCAACTGCATCGCCATCGGGTCAACCCAAACGGCCACTGCAATTTTCAGCATCACCGCCCCAGCACTGGATATCTCCTATGTTTCCGTCATCCTCGCTCATAGACTCTACAAGGATAAGGTCAAGTTCGTTGAGGGGCCGTTTACGCTTGGTAAATGGGGCGCAGCCATTAACTGGGTTTCGATCGTCTGGGTCCTCTTCATAAGCACGGTGCTTTTCTTCCCGCCTACTGTGCCGGTCACGGCGTCGAATATGTGAGTCTCGTCCCTGGCAGCGCGAGTAGCCGTCTGACTAGTCAACAGGAACTATGCGATCTGTGTGGGTGCTTTCATTGCTGCGTTTGCGCTCTTTTGGTGGTGGGCGTATGCTCACGGGTATGTTCCCCTATCAACGTCTCAAGGTTGCAGTTCCGCGTTAACGCTTCTGTTGTCTGTAGGAAATATACTGGTCCGCGGACGAACGAGTATATACAAGAGGTTCCGACGGAGGATTTAGACGAGGATTAAGGAGCACTGCGTTAGGTTCAGTGAAGTTGTGAGTTGATCTATCTACATACTTGGTCTGATTTAGGTTTGAATGGATTTTGTATGAGCCGTCTCTGAGCGAGGTTATGGCGCTCCGTTAGATGATTTGAGATTATGAGTAGCTGCAGTTATCCTACGTCGATGCCACCAGTTCACAACGCCGAGCCTGGTACAAGCTACGTACAAAAAAACATCATGGGACATGCCTTATATATCCTGGTATCTCTATGGTCAACTTCCCGCAACAACTGCCAGACCATCGTagatcttcctcttcactgcTAGAAAGCTTGCCACGCCACGTCCCGTGGCTTGGTTCATGGTCGACGACTGCGCAGATGCCTCGATTTCAATCCTGCCAGTACCCGATTTGCGAACAGCGACCATCCCATCGATGAGGAGCGTTCCCTCGCCACGGAATTCTGCCTTATGTCCGGCGCTCTGCATGACTTTGCGTAGATCTGCCAGTCGGAAATCACCCACATGTAGGGGTCGAGTCATGGACCGGGTACCAGCCGCCATGTTCGCCGGTAAAACATCAAGCACAGGGAAAACGTCGGATTTGTCCACCGCTGGCTTTGTTTCGCCGAGGATGGATGTTGCTGCAGAACTGGCCTCGTCCTGCAACAccttttgtttcttgcttgCCGACTCCTCGCTTTCCTCCTTGGGGTTGAGTTCTGGCCCTCTTAGTTGGGCTGTTAGTGTTACTACACCCAAGCTGCGAACGTGCTGCCATTTCAGGCGCCGGACAAGATTCGTGCTCAGCTTGACCATCCAAGCGCTGGTATCAACACTGGCATCGACCGTTTCACCGTTCGTTGGCGTGAAAATCAGGGCCGAGTCTGGCGACGAGACATCGACGCCAGCTTTTGCGGCGAGAAGTTTCTTGCACTCTGTTGCCAAGGCGGTAGTTTCCTCCTTCATTCCTCCAACCAAGATTAGTTTCCGCGGCTGGATGAGTGGAATCAGCATCTCTAGACTGCGCTTATCATGGAGCCCAGTGAAGTCCACAAAAGCGAGACGTGCGTTGATGGTGATCGTGGATTTCTCGAACACCGCTTTCGCGGGCCCTTCAAACGATTGTTCATCGGCTTCATCCTCCGATGATATCGCCGCATCACCGCCGTCCGCATCCTCGGTCGTGCTGAGATCGTCCGCGCCACCAGCCTCCCTCTTGTGAGCGTCCCCGGCGACCTGTTGCCGCTTGGCTCCACTATGGGAGGCTCGACGCCCGTGCGGACCTGCCTCGTCCCATCGTCGTTTTTGGCCCAATTTGGTCTGGGCTTCGGACCGACGCTGTTGCATGTCTGCCTCTTCACGCTCTTCGGCTCGTAAATATTCCTCGGGCCGAATGAATTCTCCATACTCATCTCCGCGCTTTCTTGGAGCTACATATGGGAACATTCGTTCGCGACCCTTCTTCCCACGGACGTCGTAGTCGTAGACGTTCTTCCGACGGAGAAGAATGTTCACGCCCAAATCTTCGTCGCTAAGACCCAGCTTGTTGCGGTTGGCATGAGCCAATGAGGTAGAGAAGTTCAGGACCCGTCCCTGCTGCTCCGTCTCCGAATCTTCCGACGTAGAGCTCGATCGGTCGTCAAGAACATCTGTCGGGTTCTCGAGGTTTTCTTGGCCTCTAGTCTGCGATGCATCCTGCAGTTGTCTCTTGGTGGCCAAATATTGCTGATAGATTAACTGCTCCCCGGGGTCAAGGGGTTTTCGTCGTACATCTGTCCAAGAGAGCTCCCTTCCTCCGCTATGGACCTGCTCAAGGAGGTCTCCGCCTGGGGCTTTCTCCAAAGCAACGCcatcctttctctcttcatACCACTGCCAAATCATGCTTCCAAGGGTCTCCCTGTGATGCTTATTCTTACTATCTGATGGCCGTTCTTTGTGAAGGTTTTCGGTTAGTAGGAGCAGGTTGTTCGGTCCTTCGGCGATCAAGCGTAAGGATTCCTTTGCAAATCCCCAATCCAGAGATGTATCGGACGCAATAATCACCTTTGGTTTTTGATCCgtcaatatcttctccaACCTTTTCCTGCGTTCAACTGTCCTGAGATGTTTGAAGGTGAAAGGCCCCAGTCCCTTAGAGCCCCCTTTGCCCTGGCCTTGGCCACCAGATCGCTGACCATCAGCATTCGACTGTGTCTGGCCCGTCACAGCATCCACACCTTCCGCTGCTTCGAATTCACGCACAATGttctcatccatccattcAAGCATACTTCTCGCGAGCCGCATTGTAGTGTGCGCTTTTCTTCCAGCAAGGTACAACCCGGCATTCTTTAGGGCCATGTCACTTTCATTATTCCCGCCAGCCACATCGCGCCACGCATGCTCCAGCGCATATGCAAGCTCCAAGACTCGAGCACTAGTGTCAGTTGGGATCAGGACAGTACCGCCCTTCGCGAGACTGCTCCGGATCATATCCAGAAGCAAGTCGTCGCGTTTTTTTCGCCCACCAGGAAGCGCAAACTTGTCTCCTCCCCGGGTGCTGCAGACCAACGCCGTCGGCTTGCGCAGTTGTTCAATGACCTCTGCACCACTGGCGCCTGAACCTCCGAACCAtgcagcaccagccacaacGCTTTCTCGGGCCTGGTTCCAATCCACTGCGTAGACAATCGATTCCATACCATGCTGAATATGCCATATGGTTCCACCCACTGTATGTCCAGCATTGTACGCAGTGAGAGTCAGCCCATTCAGCGGCGGCGAGAAAGGAGACGAGAGCGGCTGGTGTGGTTGGGAATACTTTAACGGGTGAATGAGAGAAAAGTAACGggcaatctcctcggcggtCGGAGGCTGAAGGAGGATTCGGCCAGCGCTGCTAGCAGGCGTGTTCCCTTCCCCATCTGTGACAGACGCCGCGGCGGATGCGGCTGAGGTTGACGCGCCCGGTTCTGAGATTGAAGCTTTTGGTAGGAACGTCGCTGCAAGGGGCGAGGAGGCGTAcagatcttgaagaagtgtGCGACCGAGAGCGATGACGGGACTCGTAGCGTAGACAGGTATCTGGGTGAAAAGAGGAAACGTCCTGCAGCAGTGAACGAAAGCACCGAGGTGCGCCGGAGTCGCGTGAGTTAAAAGTATAAGCGACAGGGTAGGAATATGCCTGTTCGAAGTTGTGAGTGAAGATGATGGGTTCGGTCTAGCAAGCCGCTTACTTCTCCAATTCTAGTAAGTCCAGCGTATCAAAGGTATCGTCCCAACCGACGTCCACGAGGATTTTGATGCCACCATCGAGTTCCAAGATAGACTGTGAGGCTCTGGAGGAGGACTGCGCACCCAGCAGGGGAGTGAAAGTAAACATATTGGCGGTCCTTCCAGGCCCAaccaggaagtctccagagCAGTAGAGCTGGTCTTGCGATCCGACTACGGGAGAACTCTCAATTCAATGATCCGCCCATAGAGAGTAATGTATGTATAGAATATCAAATCATATCACTTATCATAGCCAGATAAAACACGGTTAGCACAGCAATGAGAGCTGTTAGGTGTGGTAATGAAGACAATAATATGCGATACGTTCCTCGATGGTCATTTCATGCTCGTTTGCCGTGTTTGCACTGCAACCCTTCTGAGAATGGTGCCTTAGGCATGCTCTCATGCTCTGGCCTGTGACCACTTGATTTTACATTTCTACTCTGtatctactccatagtcCGCGCCTGCATCGCCCTCGCTTGACATCAATCTTCCTTAAGAGCACACAATATATCTTGCTAGTTCTTCGTTTGTCACTTGGATCTACGTATTTTGTTGTCTTCGGCTGAGAATACCTGTATTTACTCAATGATTCTTCATAGTGCTCCCCATCCTTTCCTTTGCATGCCGCCAGTGGGGATGAGCATACTGGAAGAGACTTGAACAGATCGATGAAGAACGAAATGATGCTTGGTCATGACCTAAATcaagagaggaaaagcgaACAGAACACGTCAAATTAGGAAACACTCACCAAGGCAGATGGCACGGATGGTTCAATCCATCCTGCGGCCTTGCCATAAATCATACCCTGACCTAAGTTAAGTAGCAAAGTGGCCCGATTTTACTGAATTCCTGTAGACAGCATGTCATATTGTTGTGTGACCATCAATCTTGTGTCTGGTTGTCATCCACAGCTTGCAGGGGCGCACAACAAAATCGTCAACGAAGCCGATCCAAGGCCATACTTATTTTCGACAAGTACGTTTCGGGTATCTGCTTTGCTGCGCGGGAGCGGCTGTGCCAGCAGTCTTCGCTGTCCCTGCAGTCTTTGCTGTGCCAGCAGTGGTCGAGTTCGTGGTTGTACGGGCCCTTTTCGCCTTCCCAGTAGTACCACCACTGGTGGAGCCATCATTATTGTCGGAATCAGCATCAGCCCTGGAAGCCTGCTTTGGCAAACCGCTTGCAGCTCTCTTAGCTGTCCGACCTTGTTCCACTTGATTTCGCTCGTGAAATGGCCTGTGCTCGAGGGGATACTCGGGTACGAGCTTCAATTCATCGTTGCCGATGTAATTGGGGATCACGTCGCCCGGCCATGTCCTTATGCGCCGGAGAGTACGCCGAGGGAAGTATTTCTCatgattcttcttcagctcctcaaggGCTTTGGTCACGAGCTCGTGTTCTTTTGATCTCAAATTCTCTGGCTCTGACTCTGGCTCTGTGTCTGGTTCCGACTCTGTGTCCGGTGGTGCCACTGGCTCCTGTTTTGGCTTTGTGTATACGATGCGACGAGCGCCGGCCTGACCCGGTGGGGGCCCTCTTTTGATCTTCGCGAATTCCCTGATGCCCTTCTTTACGGCCGTGTTACCTACATGACATTAGTAAATCATTCCAGTCTATACATAAATGTCATACGCCTCCGAGGCTTTTGCTTGAACGAATGGGTCATCTCTTACCTGGACCTTGTACTGCAGGTTTTGACCACGATGTCATGGGCAAACCATTAGGTGCACCTTCTATGACTTCCAGGTCAACACTAGACTCGACTGTCTGACGATTCGAATCCGCATCTGTTCACAAAGATTAACCATTAGCTCATTGGGCCTGATCATGCAAGATTTGGAAACCAGTGGAATGCCATATGCAAGGGGGGATGAGGAATGCAAGCAAGACTGGCTGTTTCTCCGATCTTATGCGTCCAATGGAAACACCAGATGCATAGCAGCTTATAATTGGAGAAACAAACCTTAAGTCTGCATTGACAGGTTGCTAAATACATCacttgatgatcttgaaggcATAAAGGAAAAGACACAGAAACATGCTTATGACCAGtatgatgacaatgaacCAAATCCACTTGTACTCACCAATTTC contains the following coding sequences:
- a CDS encoding Sec23/Sec24 family protein; this translates as MADPSTYYSVAQGPAPPEDPSDPNRMAHQVTPPSHPPAGYGPGAVPPQPGAPYGAAAPNQWPPYGSPSPLQQQPQQPPQLASPPPFGYNAGPQAGMVAPTEPGLGGLTHQMGGLGISGEGGARTHKKKHRHAHHDIGGASATAPAQQPFAGMAQGGVQPTSQFLNTGLTDSSRPISPGAGVAQPAGVGFGAGASSGAGSVATQGKIDPEQIPSIPRSRDLPAQYYFNHVYPTMERHLPPPAAIPFVAHDQGNSSPKYARLTLNNIPSTADFLSSTGLPLGMILQPLARLDPGEQPIPVLDFGDAGPPRCRRCRAYINPFMTFRSGGNKFVCNMCTFPNDVPPEYFAPLDPSGARVDRMQRPELMMGTVEFLVPKDYWNKEPVGLRQLFLIDVSHESISRGFLKGICKGIVEALYGTERSENSEDEASSRRIPEGSKIGIVTFDREVQFYNLSAQLDGAQMMVMTDLEDPFVPLNEGLFVDPYESKDVITGLLHQIPKIFAHNKKPEPALLPTLNAALSALQATGGKIICAVATLPTWGPGALVRREDPKVHGTDAERKLFTTENAAWRSTASKLAGAGIGVDMFIAAPNGTYMDVATIGHVPEVTGGETFFYPNFHAPRDILKLSQELAHSVTRDTGFQALMKVRCSNGLQVSAYHGNFVQHTFGADLEIGAIDADRAIGVLFSYDGKLDPKLDAHFQAALLYTSANGQRRVRCINTVAAVNEGGLETMKFVDQDAVVSIMAKEAAAKTLDKPLKDIRASITEKTVDIFSGYRKVFSGSHPPGQLVLPENLKEFSMYMLSMIKSRAFKGGQESSDRRIHDIRMLRSIGCTELSLYLYPRIIPIHNMQPEDGFPNEQGQLQVPPALRASYSKIEEGGAYLVDNGQMILLWLHSQVSPNLLEDLFGPGQTSLQALNPQLSSLPVLETHLNAQVRNLLQYLSTIRGSKAVAIQLARQGLDGAEYEFARLLLEDRNNEAQSYVDWLVHIHRQINLELAGHRKREDTAGEGTLSSLAGLRAPYW
- a CDS encoding cleavage polyadenylation factor subunit CFT2; amino-acid sequence: MFTFTPLLGAQSSSRASQSILELDGGIKILVDVGWDDTFDTLDLLELEKHIPTLSLILLTHATPAHLGAFVHCCRTFPLFTQIPVYATSPVIALGRTLLQDLYASSPLAATFLPKASISEPGASTSAASAAASVTDGEGNTPASSAGRILLQPPTAEEIARYFSLIHPLKYSQPHQPLSSPFSPPLNGLTLTAYNAGHTVGGTIWHIQHGMESIVYAVDWNQARESVVAGAAWFGGSGASGAEVIEQLRKPTALVCSTRGGDKFALPGGRKKRDDLLLDMIRSSLAKGGTVLIPTDTSARVLELAYALEHAWRDVAGGNNESDMALKNAGLYLAGRKAHTTMRLARSMLEWMDENIVREFEAAEGVDAVTGQTQSNADGQRSGGQGQGKGGSKGLGPFTFKHLRTVERRKRLEKILTDQKPKVIIASDTSLDWGFAKESLRLIAEGPNNLLLLTENLHKERPSDSKNKHHRETLGSMIWQWYEERKDGVALEKAPGGDLLEQVHSGGRELSWTDVRRKPLDPGEQLIYQQYLATKRQLQDASQTRGQENLENPTDVLDDRSSSTSEDSETEQQGRVLNFSTSLAHANRNKLGLSDEDLGVNILLRRKNVYDYDVRGKKGRERMFPYVAPRKRGDEYGEFIRPEEYLRAEEREEADMQQRRSEAQTKLGQKRRWDEAGPHGRRASHSGAKRQQVAGDAHKREAGGADDLSTTEDADGGDAAISSEDEADEQSFEGPAKAVFEKSTITINARLAFVDFTGLHDKRSLEMLIPLIQPRKLILVGGMKEETTALATECKKLLAAKAGVDVSSPDSALIFTPTNGETVDASVDTSAWMVKLSTNLVRRLKWQHVRSLGVVTLTAQLRGPELNPKEESEESASKKQKVLQDEASSAATSILGETKPAVDKSDVFPVLDVLPANMAAGTRSMTRPLHVGDFRLADLRKVMQSAGHKAEFRGEGTLLIDGMVAVRKSGTGRIEIEASAQSSTMNQATGRGVASFLAVKRKIYDGLAVVAGS